A stretch of Henckelia pumila isolate YLH828 chromosome 4, ASM3356847v2, whole genome shotgun sequence DNA encodes these proteins:
- the LOC140863982 gene encoding UTP--glucose-1-phosphate uridylyltransferase 3, chloroplastic isoform X2, whose translation MAHGSSAPVLHNRNPLCTLKLKPYCSLFFLGNPCHTSIALNSSPSSIFSWNHPRLCAQSRGKCVGITCVSTVPVEYAPPAPDSDWQKEIARLKALRKDLVGCRTLGEKLNVVNSDSRVELFFKSRGNKFTGVGLSRYQLYLLKCVVAAGQEHVLSEFGGDCELEMSSVKKALYSLAVMIENWDGNGGGKGDSLKEEERVALGSLLKMLGEVEQFYDCIGGIVGYQLTVLELLTQSPHEGGKINISPPVRTKKLLGSQFVEIYPPTLLDLSEDTEYASKAALWGIEGLPDLGEIYPLGGAADRLGLVDSETGECLPAAMLPYCGRTLLEGLIRDLQAREFLYFKLYGKQCITPVAIMTSAAKNNHMHITGLCEKLRWFGRGRLSFHIFDQPLVPVVTAEDGQWIVERPLAPVCKPGGHGVIWKLAHDKGVFKWFHNHGRKGATIRQISNVVAATDLTLLALAGIGLRHGKKLGFASCQRNSGATEGINVLLEKKNLDGKWAYGVSCVEYTEFNKYGITVDPLSPNSFQAEFPANTNILYVDLPSAELIGSSKDERSLPGMVLNVKKPIKYVDNFGMKHCVSGGRLECTMQNIADNFSNTFPSRCYKVVEDGLDTFIVYNDRRKVTSSAKKRRGHTGKSLHQTPDGSLLDIMRNAYDLLSYCGIEIPKVGGNDLYVDSGPPFLIFLHPALGPLWEVTRQKFRGGFISEGSELQVEVAEFLWRDVQLRGSLIISSENVAGSVATNEDGEPILQYGRRCARCKLRNVKVLNDGIDWSSRENLYWKHDVQRFEALKVVLHGNAEFEAIDVVIQGIFWDDFNAGNVKCYVSKFVMIEILGRSCV comes from the exons TGGCGCACGGGAGCAGTGCACCGGTCCTACACAATCGTAATCCGCTGTGTACCTTGAAGTTAAAGCCTTATTGCTCTCTGTTCTTCCTCGGAAACCCATGCCACACCTCTATTGCTTTGAATTCTTCGCCTTCTTCAATATTTTCGTGGAATCATCCTCGTTTGTGTGCCCAGTCACGGGGTAAATGCGTCGGTATCACGTGCGTTTCGACGGTGCCGGTGGAGTACGCGCCACCGGCGCCGGACTCCGATTGGCAGAAGGAAATCGCGAGGCTCAAAGCGCTTAGGAAAGACCTGGTCGGTTGTAGGACGTTGGGGGAGAAACTGAACGTGGTGAACTCGGACTCTAGGGTTGAGTTGTTCTTCAAATCGCGGGGGAATAAATTTACTGGGGTGGGTTTGAGTAGATATCAGCTGTATTTGCTGAAATGTGTGGTGGCAGCTGGGCAGGAGCATGTTTTGAGTGAGTTTGGTGGAGATTGTGAATTGGAGATGAGTTCTGTGAAAAAAGCCCTTTATTCATTGGCGGTGATGATTGAGAATTGGGATGGGAATGGCGGTGGAAAAGGTGATAGTTTGAAAGAGGAAGAGAGAGTGGCTTTGGGGTCATTGCTGAAAATGCTTGGAGAAGTCGAGCAGTTTTATGACTGCATCGGTGGCATTGTGGG ATACCAGCTAACAGTATTAGAACTGCTTACTCAATCACCTCATGAAGGGGGAAAGATCAATATTTCCCCTCCCGTGCGAACAAAAAAATTGTTGGGAAGTCAGTTTGTGGAAATTTATCCTCCCACGCTTCTTGATCTATCTGAAGATACTGAATATGCATCTAAAGCTGCTCTTTGGGGAATTGAG GGTTTGCCTGATCTAGGAGAAATATATCCTTTAGGAGGCGCTGCAGACAGGCTTGGCCTGGTTGATTCTGAAACAGGTGAATGTCTACCCGCCGCGATGCTTCCTTACTGTGGGCGAACTTTGTTGGAAGGCCTTATAAGAGACCTCCAG GCTAGAGAGTTTTTGTACTTCAAGTTGTATGGGAAACAATGCATCACTCCTGTAGCTATTATGACAAGTGCTGCAAAGAACAATCATATGCATATCACCGGACTTTGTGAGAAGCTCAGATGGTTTGGACGAGGAAGACTGAGCTTCCATATCTTTGATCAG CCTCTCGTTCCAGTCGTCACCGCAGAAGATGGACAATGGATTGTTGAAAGGCCGTTGGCACCTGTATGTAAGCCTGGGGGTCATGGCGTGATATGGAAATTGGCTCATGATAAAGGAGTTTTCAAATGGTTTCACAACCATGGAAGAAAAGGTGCCACAATAAGACAAATCAG TAATGTTGTGGCTGCGACAGATTTGACTCTTCTGGCTTTGGCTGGCATTGGCCTGCGTCATGGAAAG AAGTTAGGATTCGCCTCATGCCAACGAAATTCGGGAGCTACAGAAGGCATAAATGTATTGCTCGAGAAGAAGAATCTTGATGGAAAATGGGCATATGGTGTGTCCTGTGTTGAATATACCGAATTCAACAAGTATGGCATCACAGTTGATCCCCTTTCTCCCAACAG TTTCCAGGCTGAGTTTCCTGCCAATACGAATATCCTTTATGTTGATCTACCTTCGGCTGAGCTTATTGGTTCGAGTAAAGATGAGAGAAGCTTGCCAGGCATGGTGCTTAATGTGAAAAAGCCAATCAAATATGTGGACAATTTTGGAATGAAGCACTG TGTTTCTGGTGGTCGCCTGGAATGTACTATGCAAAATATTGCGGATAATTTTTCAAACACATTTCCATCTCGATGTTATAAAGTCGTAGAAG ATGGGCTGGATACTTTTATTGTGTATAATGACCGACGAAAGGTTACATCTTCTGCTAAAAAGAGAAGGGGACACACTGGCAAGTCCCTGCACCAG ACTCCTGATGGTTCCCTGTTGGACATCATGCGAAATGCCTATGATTTACTTTCTTATTGTGGAATAGAAATTCCCAAg GTTGGAGGTAATGACTTATATGTTGATTCCGGACCTCCATTTCTCATCTTCCTCCATCCTGCTCTCGGCCCCCTTTGGGAAGTCACCAGACAAAAA TTTCGGGGCGGTTTCATTTCCGAAGGTTCTGAGCTACAAGTAGAGGTTGCTGAGTTCTTGTGGAGAGATGTTCAG CTTCGTGGGAGTTTAATCATTTCCTCTGAAAATGTGGCGGGTTCAGTTGCAACAAACGAAGATGGTGAACCCATACTTCAGTATGGTAGAAG GTGTGCAAGGTGCAAATTAAGAAATGTCAAGGTACTGAATGATGGAATAGATTGGAGTTCCAGAGAAAATTTGTATTGGAAGCATGATGTGCAGAGGTTTGAGGCCCTAAAGGTTGTACTACATGGAAATGCTGAATTTGAAGCAATAGATGTTGTTATTCAG GGAATATTTTGGGATGACTTTAATGCTGGCAATGTCAAATGCTACGTTAGCAAGTTTGTCATGATAGAGATCCTAG GGCGATCATGTGTTTGA
- the LOC140863982 gene encoding UTP--glucose-1-phosphate uridylyltransferase 3, chloroplastic isoform X3 — translation MAHGSSAPVLHNRNPLCTLKLKPYCSLFFLGNPCHTSIALNSSPSSIFSWNHPRLCAQSRGKCVGITCVSTVPVEYAPPAPDSDWQKEIARLKALRKDLVGCRTLGEKLNVVNSDSRVELFFKSRGNKFTGVGLSRYQLYLLKCVVAAGQEHVLSEFGGDCELEMSSVKKALYSLAVMIENWDGNGGGKGDSLKEEERVALGSLLKMLGEVEQFYDCIGGIVGYQLTVLELLTQSPHEGGKINISPPVRTKKLLGSQFVEIYPPTLLDLSEDTEYASKAALWGIEGLPDLGEIYPLGGAADRLGLVDSETGECLPAAMLPYCGRTLLEGLIRDLQAREFLYFKLYGKQCITPVAIMTSAAKNNHMHITGLCEKLRWFGRGRLSFHIFDQPLVPVVTAEDGQWIVERPLAPVCKPGGHGVIWKLAHDKGVFKWFHNHGRKGATIRQISNVVAATDLTLLALAGIGLRHGKKLGFASCQRNSGATEGINVLLEKKNLDGKWAYGVSCVEYTEFNKYGITVDPLSPNSFQAEFPANTNILYVDLPSAELIGSSKDERSLPGMVLNVKKPIKYVDNFGMKHCVSGGRLECTMQNIADNFSNTFPSRCYKVVEDGLDTFIVYNDRRKVTSSAKKRRGHTGKSLHQTPDGSLLDIMRNAYDLLSYCGIEIPKVGGNDLYVDSGPPFLIFLHPALGPLWEVTRQKFRGGFISEGSELQVEVAEFLWRDVQLRGSLIISSENVAGSVATNEDGEPILQYGRRCARCKLRNVKVLNDGIDWSSRENLYWKHDVQRFEALKVVLHGNAEFEAIDVVIQGLAMNYQFGNITS, via the exons TGGCGCACGGGAGCAGTGCACCGGTCCTACACAATCGTAATCCGCTGTGTACCTTGAAGTTAAAGCCTTATTGCTCTCTGTTCTTCCTCGGAAACCCATGCCACACCTCTATTGCTTTGAATTCTTCGCCTTCTTCAATATTTTCGTGGAATCATCCTCGTTTGTGTGCCCAGTCACGGGGTAAATGCGTCGGTATCACGTGCGTTTCGACGGTGCCGGTGGAGTACGCGCCACCGGCGCCGGACTCCGATTGGCAGAAGGAAATCGCGAGGCTCAAAGCGCTTAGGAAAGACCTGGTCGGTTGTAGGACGTTGGGGGAGAAACTGAACGTGGTGAACTCGGACTCTAGGGTTGAGTTGTTCTTCAAATCGCGGGGGAATAAATTTACTGGGGTGGGTTTGAGTAGATATCAGCTGTATTTGCTGAAATGTGTGGTGGCAGCTGGGCAGGAGCATGTTTTGAGTGAGTTTGGTGGAGATTGTGAATTGGAGATGAGTTCTGTGAAAAAAGCCCTTTATTCATTGGCGGTGATGATTGAGAATTGGGATGGGAATGGCGGTGGAAAAGGTGATAGTTTGAAAGAGGAAGAGAGAGTGGCTTTGGGGTCATTGCTGAAAATGCTTGGAGAAGTCGAGCAGTTTTATGACTGCATCGGTGGCATTGTGGG ATACCAGCTAACAGTATTAGAACTGCTTACTCAATCACCTCATGAAGGGGGAAAGATCAATATTTCCCCTCCCGTGCGAACAAAAAAATTGTTGGGAAGTCAGTTTGTGGAAATTTATCCTCCCACGCTTCTTGATCTATCTGAAGATACTGAATATGCATCTAAAGCTGCTCTTTGGGGAATTGAG GGTTTGCCTGATCTAGGAGAAATATATCCTTTAGGAGGCGCTGCAGACAGGCTTGGCCTGGTTGATTCTGAAACAGGTGAATGTCTACCCGCCGCGATGCTTCCTTACTGTGGGCGAACTTTGTTGGAAGGCCTTATAAGAGACCTCCAG GCTAGAGAGTTTTTGTACTTCAAGTTGTATGGGAAACAATGCATCACTCCTGTAGCTATTATGACAAGTGCTGCAAAGAACAATCATATGCATATCACCGGACTTTGTGAGAAGCTCAGATGGTTTGGACGAGGAAGACTGAGCTTCCATATCTTTGATCAG CCTCTCGTTCCAGTCGTCACCGCAGAAGATGGACAATGGATTGTTGAAAGGCCGTTGGCACCTGTATGTAAGCCTGGGGGTCATGGCGTGATATGGAAATTGGCTCATGATAAAGGAGTTTTCAAATGGTTTCACAACCATGGAAGAAAAGGTGCCACAATAAGACAAATCAG TAATGTTGTGGCTGCGACAGATTTGACTCTTCTGGCTTTGGCTGGCATTGGCCTGCGTCATGGAAAG AAGTTAGGATTCGCCTCATGCCAACGAAATTCGGGAGCTACAGAAGGCATAAATGTATTGCTCGAGAAGAAGAATCTTGATGGAAAATGGGCATATGGTGTGTCCTGTGTTGAATATACCGAATTCAACAAGTATGGCATCACAGTTGATCCCCTTTCTCCCAACAG TTTCCAGGCTGAGTTTCCTGCCAATACGAATATCCTTTATGTTGATCTACCTTCGGCTGAGCTTATTGGTTCGAGTAAAGATGAGAGAAGCTTGCCAGGCATGGTGCTTAATGTGAAAAAGCCAATCAAATATGTGGACAATTTTGGAATGAAGCACTG TGTTTCTGGTGGTCGCCTGGAATGTACTATGCAAAATATTGCGGATAATTTTTCAAACACATTTCCATCTCGATGTTATAAAGTCGTAGAAG ATGGGCTGGATACTTTTATTGTGTATAATGACCGACGAAAGGTTACATCTTCTGCTAAAAAGAGAAGGGGACACACTGGCAAGTCCCTGCACCAG ACTCCTGATGGTTCCCTGTTGGACATCATGCGAAATGCCTATGATTTACTTTCTTATTGTGGAATAGAAATTCCCAAg GTTGGAGGTAATGACTTATATGTTGATTCCGGACCTCCATTTCTCATCTTCCTCCATCCTGCTCTCGGCCCCCTTTGGGAAGTCACCAGACAAAAA TTTCGGGGCGGTTTCATTTCCGAAGGTTCTGAGCTACAAGTAGAGGTTGCTGAGTTCTTGTGGAGAGATGTTCAG CTTCGTGGGAGTTTAATCATTTCCTCTGAAAATGTGGCGGGTTCAGTTGCAACAAACGAAGATGGTGAACCCATACTTCAGTATGGTAGAAG GTGTGCAAGGTGCAAATTAAGAAATGTCAAGGTACTGAATGATGGAATAGATTGGAGTTCCAGAGAAAATTTGTATTGGAAGCATGATGTGCAGAGGTTTGAGGCCCTAAAGGTTGTACTACATGGAAATGCTGAATTTGAAGCAATAGATGTTGTTATTCAG GGGCTGGCGATGAATTATCAATTTGGAAACATCACATCTTAA
- the LOC140863982 gene encoding UTP--glucose-1-phosphate uridylyltransferase 3, chloroplastic isoform X1, producing the protein MAHGSSAPVLHNRNPLCTLKLKPYCSLFFLGNPCHTSIALNSSPSSIFSWNHPRLCAQSRGKCVGITCVSTVPVEYAPPAPDSDWQKEIARLKALRKDLVGCRTLGEKLNVVNSDSRVELFFKSRGNKFTGVGLSRYQLYLLKCVVAAGQEHVLSEFGGDCELEMSSVKKALYSLAVMIENWDGNGGGKGDSLKEEERVALGSLLKMLGEVEQFYDCIGGIVGYQLTVLELLTQSPHEGGKINISPPVRTKKLLGSQFVEIYPPTLLDLSEDTEYASKAALWGIEGLPDLGEIYPLGGAADRLGLVDSETGECLPAAMLPYCGRTLLEGLIRDLQAREFLYFKLYGKQCITPVAIMTSAAKNNHMHITGLCEKLRWFGRGRLSFHIFDQPLVPVVTAEDGQWIVERPLAPVCKPGGHGVIWKLAHDKGVFKWFHNHGRKGATIRQISNVVAATDLTLLALAGIGLRHGKKLGFASCQRNSGATEGINVLLEKKNLDGKWAYGVSCVEYTEFNKYGITVDPLSPNSFQAEFPANTNILYVDLPSAELIGSSKDERSLPGMVLNVKKPIKYVDNFGMKHCVSGGRLECTMQNIADNFSNTFPSRCYKVVEDGLDTFIVYNDRRKVTSSAKKRRGHTGKSLHQTPDGSLLDIMRNAYDLLSYCGIEIPKVGGNDLYVDSGPPFLIFLHPALGPLWEVTRQKFRGGFISEGSELQVEVAEFLWRDVQLRGSLIISSENVAGSVATNEDGEPILQYGRRCARCKLRNVKVLNDGIDWSSRENLYWKHDVQRFEALKVVLHGNAEFEAIDVVIQGDHVFDVPNGHRMQITSGNSGLEIQMKPIEEELMDSGTWFWNYKIIGTHIQLELTET; encoded by the exons TGGCGCACGGGAGCAGTGCACCGGTCCTACACAATCGTAATCCGCTGTGTACCTTGAAGTTAAAGCCTTATTGCTCTCTGTTCTTCCTCGGAAACCCATGCCACACCTCTATTGCTTTGAATTCTTCGCCTTCTTCAATATTTTCGTGGAATCATCCTCGTTTGTGTGCCCAGTCACGGGGTAAATGCGTCGGTATCACGTGCGTTTCGACGGTGCCGGTGGAGTACGCGCCACCGGCGCCGGACTCCGATTGGCAGAAGGAAATCGCGAGGCTCAAAGCGCTTAGGAAAGACCTGGTCGGTTGTAGGACGTTGGGGGAGAAACTGAACGTGGTGAACTCGGACTCTAGGGTTGAGTTGTTCTTCAAATCGCGGGGGAATAAATTTACTGGGGTGGGTTTGAGTAGATATCAGCTGTATTTGCTGAAATGTGTGGTGGCAGCTGGGCAGGAGCATGTTTTGAGTGAGTTTGGTGGAGATTGTGAATTGGAGATGAGTTCTGTGAAAAAAGCCCTTTATTCATTGGCGGTGATGATTGAGAATTGGGATGGGAATGGCGGTGGAAAAGGTGATAGTTTGAAAGAGGAAGAGAGAGTGGCTTTGGGGTCATTGCTGAAAATGCTTGGAGAAGTCGAGCAGTTTTATGACTGCATCGGTGGCATTGTGGG ATACCAGCTAACAGTATTAGAACTGCTTACTCAATCACCTCATGAAGGGGGAAAGATCAATATTTCCCCTCCCGTGCGAACAAAAAAATTGTTGGGAAGTCAGTTTGTGGAAATTTATCCTCCCACGCTTCTTGATCTATCTGAAGATACTGAATATGCATCTAAAGCTGCTCTTTGGGGAATTGAG GGTTTGCCTGATCTAGGAGAAATATATCCTTTAGGAGGCGCTGCAGACAGGCTTGGCCTGGTTGATTCTGAAACAGGTGAATGTCTACCCGCCGCGATGCTTCCTTACTGTGGGCGAACTTTGTTGGAAGGCCTTATAAGAGACCTCCAG GCTAGAGAGTTTTTGTACTTCAAGTTGTATGGGAAACAATGCATCACTCCTGTAGCTATTATGACAAGTGCTGCAAAGAACAATCATATGCATATCACCGGACTTTGTGAGAAGCTCAGATGGTTTGGACGAGGAAGACTGAGCTTCCATATCTTTGATCAG CCTCTCGTTCCAGTCGTCACCGCAGAAGATGGACAATGGATTGTTGAAAGGCCGTTGGCACCTGTATGTAAGCCTGGGGGTCATGGCGTGATATGGAAATTGGCTCATGATAAAGGAGTTTTCAAATGGTTTCACAACCATGGAAGAAAAGGTGCCACAATAAGACAAATCAG TAATGTTGTGGCTGCGACAGATTTGACTCTTCTGGCTTTGGCTGGCATTGGCCTGCGTCATGGAAAG AAGTTAGGATTCGCCTCATGCCAACGAAATTCGGGAGCTACAGAAGGCATAAATGTATTGCTCGAGAAGAAGAATCTTGATGGAAAATGGGCATATGGTGTGTCCTGTGTTGAATATACCGAATTCAACAAGTATGGCATCACAGTTGATCCCCTTTCTCCCAACAG TTTCCAGGCTGAGTTTCCTGCCAATACGAATATCCTTTATGTTGATCTACCTTCGGCTGAGCTTATTGGTTCGAGTAAAGATGAGAGAAGCTTGCCAGGCATGGTGCTTAATGTGAAAAAGCCAATCAAATATGTGGACAATTTTGGAATGAAGCACTG TGTTTCTGGTGGTCGCCTGGAATGTACTATGCAAAATATTGCGGATAATTTTTCAAACACATTTCCATCTCGATGTTATAAAGTCGTAGAAG ATGGGCTGGATACTTTTATTGTGTATAATGACCGACGAAAGGTTACATCTTCTGCTAAAAAGAGAAGGGGACACACTGGCAAGTCCCTGCACCAG ACTCCTGATGGTTCCCTGTTGGACATCATGCGAAATGCCTATGATTTACTTTCTTATTGTGGAATAGAAATTCCCAAg GTTGGAGGTAATGACTTATATGTTGATTCCGGACCTCCATTTCTCATCTTCCTCCATCCTGCTCTCGGCCCCCTTTGGGAAGTCACCAGACAAAAA TTTCGGGGCGGTTTCATTTCCGAAGGTTCTGAGCTACAAGTAGAGGTTGCTGAGTTCTTGTGGAGAGATGTTCAG CTTCGTGGGAGTTTAATCATTTCCTCTGAAAATGTGGCGGGTTCAGTTGCAACAAACGAAGATGGTGAACCCATACTTCAGTATGGTAGAAG GTGTGCAAGGTGCAAATTAAGAAATGTCAAGGTACTGAATGATGGAATAGATTGGAGTTCCAGAGAAAATTTGTATTGGAAGCATGATGTGCAGAGGTTTGAGGCCCTAAAGGTTGTACTACATGGAAATGCTGAATTTGAAGCAATAGATGTTGTTATTCAG GGCGATCATGTGTTTGATGTTCCAAATGGCCACAGAATGCAGATAACATCGGGAAATTCAG GTTTAGAGATCCAGATGAAGCCTATTGAGGAGGAATTGATGGACAGTGGAACTTGGTTTTGGAACTACAAAATTATAGGGACACATATCCAATTAGAACTGACAGAAACATGA
- the LOC140865200 gene encoding U-box domain-containing protein 1-like: MADIAPLSMVSTGFLPAGELLESLICVSNEVALIETIPFVQTKNITTMVRRIRLLSSLFEEIQEIDKPLPPSSILCLAELNSVLLRVKVLMESCREASVMWNLMQTERISHQFYALVRDMGNALDILPLSLLYLTADTREQVELLHKQAKRVQLFVDPGEIQRRDELLQMIVTYKERNRKDKGFVDFRRTGEILSSIGLRSPSAYKDEISKLTAEAERQAGTGGLIVVSNMNNIIALLSITKSAICNEDEHPKTQEDVKKRKMSLNNRNDLSYSHSMLFSIPDEYRCPISLELMNDPVIVASGHTYDRNSIAQWINSGHHTCPKSGQRLIHMALIPNYALKSLIHQWCQENNIPVESTSSSSDTDHTSNKRRSSEAAVDHISETKATVDAVKMTAEFLVGKLATGSADIQRQAAYEIRLLAKTGMDNRRIIAEAGSIPFLVTLLGSQDSRIQENAITALLNLSIYENNKILIMAAGSINNIIDVLYSGKTMEAKENAAATIFSLTIIDEHKITIGSHPRAIPGLVGLLGEGTTSGKRDAATALFNLALFNVNRAKVILAGAVPLLINLLTDDKAGITDDVLAVLALLLGCTEGLEEMRKSRVLVPLLIDLMRFGSSNGKENSITLLLGLCKDGGEDVARRLLINPRSIPSLQNLAAEGSLKARRKADALLRILNRHCTQITNPVV, translated from the coding sequence ATGGCTGATATCGCTCCTCTTTCGATGGTTTCCACGGGGTTTCTTCCAGCAGGCGAATTGCTGGAGTCTTTGATTTGCGTTTCCAATGAAGTTGCGTTGATCGAGACCATACCTTTCGTGCAGACGAAAAACATCACGACAATGGTCAGAAGGATCAGGCTGCTTTCTTCACTTTTTGAAGAGATTCAAGAAATCGATAAGCCACTTCCACCATCTTCGATCTTGTGCCTTGCTGAGCTTAATTCTGTTTTACTGAGAGTGAAAGTTTTGATGGAAAGTTGCAGGGAAGCTAGTGTCATGTGGAATCTCATGCAAACCGAACGCATATCGCATCAATTTTATGCCTTAGTAAGAGACATGGGAAATGCACTTGATATTTTACCTCTGAGCTTGCTTTACTTGACGGCAGATACCAGAGAGCAAGTTGAACTTCTTCACAAGCAAGCAAAACGAGTTCAATTGTTCGTCGACCCGGGGGAGATTCAAAGAAGGGATGAGCTTCTTCAAATGATCGTCACCTACAAAGAAAGAAATAGAAAGGACAAAGGATTTGTTGACTTCAGAAGAACTGGTGAAATTCTAAGCAGCATTGGTTTGAGAAGTCCTTCGGCATATAAAGACGAGATTTCAAAACTAACTGCAGAAGCTGAGAGGCAAGCAGGCACAGGTGGGCTGATCGTAGTTTCCAATATGAACAACATCATTGCTTTGCTTTCAATCACAAAAAGTGCCATTTGCAATGAGGATGAACATCCGAAGACTCAAGAGGATGTAAAAAAGCGAAAAATGTCATTGAATAATCGAAATGATCTATCATATTCTCATTCCATGTTGTTCAGCATACCTGATGAATATCGTTGCCCAATTTCGCTTGAGTTGATGAACGACCCTGTCATTGTGGCATCAGGGCATACTTATGATCGAAATTCAATTGCCCAATGGATAAATTCAGGGCATCATACATGCCCGAAAAGTGGGCAAAGGTTGATCCACATGGCTCTCATACCAAATTATGCACTAAAAAGTTTGATACACCAATGGTGCCAGGAGAACAACATCCCTGTGgaatctacttcttcctcttcaGATACAGATCATACCAGTAATAAGAGAAGATCAAGTGAGGCAGCCGTTGACCACATTTCGGAAACTAAAGCTACGGTAGATGCAGTAAAAATGACAGCTGAATTTTTAGTAGGGAAGCTAGCGACAGGATCAGCAGACATCCAAAGGCAGGCTGCATATGAGATTCGATTACTGGCGAAAACTGGAATGGATAATCGACGAATAATTGCTGAGGCCGGATCCATTCCATTTCTGGTGACGTTGCTAGGATCTCAGGACTCCAGAATCCAGGAAAATGCCATTACAGCCTTACTCAACCTTTCCATATATGAGAACAACAAGATATTGATTATGGCAGCTGGTTCAATCAATAACATAATAGACGTCCTATACTCAGGGAAAACAATGGAGGCAAAAGAAAACGCAGCAGCAACAATCTTCAGCCTGACTATAATAGATGAACACAAGATAACTATTGGTTCTCATCCAAGAGCAATTCCAGGTCTGGTGGGGCTCCTGGGAGAAGGAACTACATCCGGTAAAAGGGATGCAGCAACAGCACTCTTCAATCTTGCACTTTTTAATGTCAACAGGGCAAAGGTTATACTGGCAGGTGCAGTTCCATTGCTTATAAACCTTTTGACAGATGATAAAGCAGGAATCACAGATGACGTATTAGCTGTGCTCGCCCTTCTTTTGGGTTGCACTGAAGGACTTGAGGAAATGAGGAAGAGCAGGGTGTTGGTACCTCTACTTATCGATCTTATGAGATTCGGGTCTtcgaatggaaaggagaactcaaTAACATTACTCCTGGGGCTCTGTAAGGATGGAGGAGAGGATGTTGCTCGGAGATTATTAATAAATCCACGCAGCATTCCCTCTCTACAAAACTTGGCTGCTGAAGGGTCACTAAAAGCTAGACGAAAGGCTGATGCTCTGCTTAGAATCCTGAACAGACACTGCACTCAGATCACAAATCCTGTTGTATGA